The Spinacia oleracea cultivar Varoflay chromosome 2, BTI_SOV_V1, whole genome shotgun sequence DNA segment AGTTAAAATAGCATACTTCCTTCCctcttttattatttcaagatGAACTTAATTAAGAAGATCCCACATACCTACATTTTTTGTTTATACATAAGTGACAAAATATTGTCATGGAACTAAGTATTAAAGAACGGAGAAAGTAGTTTTTAGTCTAGGTATTTATGGATTATGTcagtttgaaaaaataaatcagTTTGCCAAGTGTGGATGTTATATGGAGCAGGGAGATGTCAAAGAGACACGATGAACAGGTTTACGCTGACAGCTATCGAACCATATTTCACTGTAGACACGTATTAAGGAAAGAACAAAGTTCAATTTTCCCACTCATTTTATCAGTCCTCACCAGTTTTGCAACACACTATAAATAACAGAGTTACCCCAGTAGTTTCCAGGAGTACAGCTTAGCTTTTCAGCTTCATTATACACAcgaacacacatttttctcCTTTATCCattgttgtaattcaacttgacaaaaaaaataaaaagaaaaagaaatccaACAGCCTGATATCAGTATAAGTTATCTCCTACAATGTTGAAGTCCAAGTTGGGGTCAGTTGAGAAGAAACAGGGGAAGAAACATCAGGTTTGCCAAGCTAGCTCTAGGAAAGGTTGTATGAGGGGCAAAGGAGGGCCTGAGAATGCCCTTTGCACCTACAAGGGTGTCCGGCAGCGAACCTGGGGCAAATGGGTGGCTGAAATCCGCGAGCCTAATCGTGGCGCTCGCCTTTGGCTAGGCACCTTTAACACCTCTCAAGAGGCTGCCTTGGCTTATGATGCCGCTGCTCGTAAACTCTATGGGACTGATGCCAAGCTTAACTTACCCGAGGTTTACCCGCCCCAATTTCCGAGCTTGGCCAAGGTTCAGGCCCAATCCCAATCCCAATCCCAATCCCAATCCCAAACCCAAAACCTAACACAAAGCCAGGC contains these protein-coding regions:
- the LOC110801416 gene encoding dehydration-responsive element-binding protein 2D-like; translation: MLKSKLGSVEKKQGKKHQVCQASSRKGCMRGKGGPENALCTYKGVRQRTWGKWVAEIREPNRGARLWLGTFNTSQEAALAYDAAARKLYGTDAKLNLPEVYPPQFPSLAKVQAQSQSQSQSQSQTQNLTQSQAQIPFYQNGFNLCCSSDNSSLSGASDISFPVEETNSTSTITDSTSTSVESFGENEVGINHGLWGNPNPSLPELDDTLWAETAMTLGFPPPVTDPQPEFTITDEAGLLSGNLYDDTFQFLWS